The Brassica napus cultivar Da-Ae chromosome C7, Da-Ae, whole genome shotgun sequence genome has a segment encoding these proteins:
- the LOC106357982 gene encoding glutathione S-transferase T3, with the protein MDSTNPYTRPSNFTDLLNSQQDSDLPVPSSYESFSHGGVLSSQIPMFSSQPSETASFCEDSPTEKKERKKWSVSDDLVLISAWLNTSNDPVVSNEKRIANYFAASPKVARGEEREPIQCKQRWQKVNDLVCKFCGAYAAATRQKTSGQSESDVVKLAHQIFYNDHKMKFNLHHAWEELKNDQKWCALASTKIDGPQSSGGKRRRCEDGAQSACSEATTNRADHPTARPPGVKASKGACGKRPMVDQQGVTQFQNMVSIKEKDMAIKEKDMALKERLSKMGLLGNLISKTEPLSEYEEALKQKLITEMLGD; encoded by the coding sequence ATGGATTCTACGAATCCATATACTCGGCCTTCCAATTTCACTGACCTGTTGAACAGTCAACAAGACAGTGACCTTCCTGTACCCTCTTCTTATGAGAGTTTTTCACACGGTGGAGTTCTCAGTTCACAAATCCCTATGTTCAGTTCACAACCATCTGAAACTGCAAGCTTCTGTGAAGACTCACCTacagagaagaaagaaagaaagaaatggtcTGTCTCTGATGATTTAGTGCTCATTAGCGCCTGGTTAAACACCAGCAATGATCCGGTAGTAAGCAATGAGAAGCGCATTGCCAATTACTTTGCAGCTAGTCCAAAGGTGGCAAGAGGTGAAGAACGAGAGCCTATTCAGTGTAAACAAAGGTGGCAAAAGGTGAACGATCTTGTTTGCAAGTTCTGTGGAGCTTATGCGGCTGCAACAAGGCAGAAAACAAGTGGTCAGAGTGAGAGTGATGTTGTTAAACTGGCACACCAAATCTTCTACAACGACCATAAGATGAAATTCAACCTTCACCATGCTTGGGAGGAGCTGAAAAATGACCAGAAATGGTGTGCGCTTGCGAGTACTAAGATTGATGGACCACAATCATCAGGCGGTAAGAGGAGGAGGTGTGAGGATGGAGCGCAATCAGCTTGCTCTGAAGCAACCACGAATCGAGCTGATCACCCTACCGCACGTCCTCCTGGTGTTAAGGCATCGAAAGGAGCATGTGGTAAGAGACCAATGGTAGATCAGCAGGGTGTCACTCAGTTTCAAAACATGGTGTCTATCAAAGAGAAAGACATGGCTATCAAAGAGAAAGACATGGCACTGAAAGAGAGACTCTCGAAGATGGGACTTCTAGGCAATCTCATTTCAAAAACAGAGCCACTCTCGGAATATGAAGAAGCGCTTAAGCAGAAGCTAATCACAGAGATGTTGGGTGATTAG
- the LOC106356316 gene encoding uncharacterized protein LOC106356316, with the protein MSEEFDEFDIIFSDSFFRTRRRDDMNEKENRPVGFQENSKNKPRRSKTAPLPSPAAFSTSLPVNIPGNVVQRYTDDEEYSDDGGRIMVPPHLIVGRRMEGCQMAFSVCTGNGRTLKGRDLSRVRNSVLRLTGFLEA; encoded by the coding sequence ATGTCAGAAGAATTCGACGAATTTGATATCATTTTCTCCGACAGTTTCTTCCGGACTCGCCGGCGTGACGACATGAACGAGAAAGAAAACCGGCCCGTTGGTTTCCAAGAAAACTCCAAAAACAAACCGAGACGGAGCAAAACGGCGCCGTTACCTTCACCAGCGGCATTCTCGACTTCGCTACCGGTGAATATACCGGGTAATGTGGTGCAAAGGTACACGGATGATGAGGAATATTCCGATGACGGAGGAAGGATCATGGTTCCGCCGCATCTGATAGTTGGACGGAGGATGGAAGGTTGTCAAATGGCGTTTTCCGTTTGTACAGGTAACGGAAGGACTCTCAAAGGACGGGATCTGAGCCGGGTTCGTAATTCGGTTCTCAGGTTAACCGGTTTTTTGGAAGCCTAA